In Rhizobium sp. NLR16a, the DNA window GGCAGAGGAAGTCATCGGCGGTCGTCTCACATGCTCACTTGACGGCGCCTGCCGTCAGACCGGCGACGATCTGCCGTTGCGCAAACACGGTCAGGATCAGCACCGGCAAGGTGACGATCAGCGCGGCTGCCGCGAGCGGTCCCCAACTGACCTGTTCGAAAGACAGCATATTGTAGACGGCGACCGGCAGCGTGCGTGTCTCGCGGCTCGCGAGCACGATGCCGAAGACGAAATTGTTCCAGGAGAAGATCACCGACAGGATGAAGGCGACGACGATGCCGGGCCTCGCAATCGGCAGGGCGACCAGGCGGAAAACCTGCCAGGGCGTCGCGCCGTCGATGCTTGCCGCCTCCTCCAGCTCCATCGGCGTCGTCTCGAAATAGCCGATCATGATCCATACGACGATCGGCACGGTGACGACGAGATGGATGATGATCTGCGGCATCAGCGTACCGAGCAGATTCAGCCATTGGAACAGCAGGAAGAGCGGAATGAGAAAGGACAGGCCCGGCGTCATGCGCGCGATCATGATGACCATCGCCGACTTCTCCGCCTTCAGACGCGCGATGCCGTATCCGGCCGGCACGCCGATCAACAGCGCCAGAAGCGTAGCGGCACCCGTCACCAGCAGTGAATTCCAGAGATAGAGGAAGAAGTTGTTCTCCTCGAAGACCTTCACATAGTTCGACCAGGCGAAACGTTCCGGGATGAAGATCGGCGGATAGGCGCCGTTGTCGATCTCATATTTCAGCGACAGCGAGATCATCCAGAGGAAGAACAGCACGACCGGCGAGATCATCACCAGCGCGACGAACAGCAGTCCGATGCGGTCGAGCGTCTTGCGCTTCATCAGCGTGCCTCCCCGTCGGACCAGTTGACGCGCTGCCGGATCATCATCAGGACGATGGAGAGCAGCACGATGAGGATGAAGAAGACGACCGCCATGGCGGAGCCATAGCCGATGTCGTAATAGGCGAACGCCGTATTGTAGAGATAGATGTTAATCGTTTCCGATGCCGTTCCGGGACCGCCCTGGGTCATGGCATAGATGATGTCGAAGCTCTTCACCGCATCGATGCTGCGGATGATCACGGCGATCATCAGGAACGGCGCGATCATCGGCAGCGTCAGATAGCGGAATTTCTGCCAGACATTGGCGCCGTCGATCTCAGCGCTCTCGTAAGGTTCGCGCGGAACCGCGGCCAGGCCGCCGAGCACGATCAGCATGACGAGTGGCGTCCACTGCCAGCTTTCGACCAGGACCAGCGAGGGAATGACGCTGCGCTGATTGTAGATCCACTCCTGCGGGCCGATGCCGACGAAAGAGAGGAGATAGTTGAGCACGCCGAGTTGCGGATGGTACATCATCGTCCAGACGAGCGCGATGGCGACGGGCGTCGCCATCATCGGCATCACGAATATGCCTCGAATGAGGCCGCGCAGCGGGAATTGGGCATCGAAGATCAGCGCGGCGAGCGTCCCCAGGAAAAGGGGAACCACCACGGAAAGCGTCGTATAGAGCACCGTATGCCACAGTGACTCCCAGAAGCGCACGTCGGTGGCGAGTCTGATATAATTGTCCAGCCCCGCAAAGACCTGCGACTGGCCGAGCGTCCAGCTGTTGACGCTCATCCACACCGTAAACACCCATGGAAAGACGATGACGGCTGAGATGACGATGAGCGCCGGGATGACGAATGGCCAGTAGTTGGGAGCAAACCGATCCGGTTTGCTCCTTCCTTTCGACGCCTTGGCCATAGCGGCCGTTTCGATGCCTGCCGAGGCCATTATCCCTCGCTTTTCGCCAGGACGGGTTCGAATTGTGCCGTCGCCGTCTTCAGTTCGGTTTCAGGATCGGCGCCGCCGATCATGTTGGTGAGACCGACGCCATAGATGTCGCGGAACTCGGTGACCGGAATGATGACCGGCAGGGCGAGCTGCGAGATCTTGCCGGAGCCGGCAACGGCATCCAGCCATGTGCCCGGCATCTTGACGCCTTCGCGGACCTTGGCGTCCTCAAGTACGGACTGGCGGAACGGAACGCCGGCACCGGCCTGCAGCAGGCGAGCGCCCATGTCGTGCGAAATCGCCCATTGGCAGAACAGGTAGGCGGCTTCCTTTTTCTGGCTTGCCGCGACCACACCGAGGCCGTCGCCGAACGTGCCTGCGGCTTGCGCCTTGGGTCCTTTCGGCATGATGCCGTAACCGACCTGGCCGACGACGCGCGACTTTTCCGGATTCTCGATCGGCGGGGCGAAACCGACGCCATCGAGCCACATGCCGATCTTGCCTTGCAGGAAGGCCGACTGCGCCTCGGCCCAGTTGAAGCCGGAGACGCCGGGAGGGGCGGTCTTGGTCATCAGCCTCTGGTAAAGCTTGGCCGCATCGATCGCTTCCGGTGACGTCGTGCGCAGCTTGCCGTCCGGGCCGAGCGGGCTCGAGCCATAACCGAGCAGCAGCGTCGTCCAGACCGGCGTGTTGGCGTTCTTCAGGCCTCGGGCGACGAAGCCGTAGGTGTTGGTCGACGGGTCGGTAAGCGCTTCGGCCGCACTTGCCAGTTCTTCGAAGCTCTGGGGATAGGCAAGCCCCTTCTTCTCGGACAGCGCCTTGTTCCAGTAGATGATCCAGTAATCGACCGAGAAGGGAAGGGAGCGCAGAACGCCGTCGCTATCCTTGGCGAAGGCGAGGCCTGCTTCGGCGAAGTCGCTTTCCGTGAGAGACGGTTCGGTCAGCGAGGCGTCCTTGAGGAAGCCGCTGATATCGGCAAGCCAGCCGCCTTTCTCGAACTGCCGCTTCTGGACGTGGTAGCTGAGGTGCACGACGTCGAAGCTCGGCTTGCCGGAGCTGAGCTCGATCGTCGTCTTCTGGCGCTGCTGCTGTTCGGGCGTTGCCTCGGCATTGACCTTGATGCCGGTGAGTTCCTCGAACTCGGACAGGTACTTGGTCAGGATTTCGCTACGCGGGCTCTTGACCAGATTGACCTCAAGCGTGGTTCCGGCAAAGCGCTTCCAGTCGACCGCGGCGGCGGCCGGGCGCATACCGAGCATGCTGCTCGCCCCGAGCGCGGCCGTACCCGCCAGAAATTCTCTGCGCGACGGATTGAAGAATGATGGCATGTGAGTCCTCCTCCTTTTGCGCCGGCGATCTCCTCACCTCCGGCTGCTTATTCCCGATTAGATCCTCAGCGCACGATCCCTTGCACCGTTGATGTGTGCGACAAGGCTGTTGACGGCGTCCTCCACCGACCGGCGCTCGATCGCCTCGAGCACCTTCAGGTGCTCGCCCATCACGGGTCCGACGTGACCGTCGATGCGAAACCGGTCCTGGCTGATCAGGCGCATCTTGATCGAGTTCACGCGGTAGGCGTTCGAGATGATGGTATTTCCAAGCGCATCGATAAAGGCGTCGTGCATGCCCCAGTCGACGGCCTGCGCGTGCAGCTCCAGTTCATGCGACGCGTTGCCGCTTCGAATGGCGTCGGCGATATCCCGGTGCTGTTTCAGGAGATTTGCGATCGTCTCGTCCGAGGCGGATTTGGTAAACAGCGCCACGGCCTCCTTCTCCAGGAAGACGCGCAGCTGGAACGCCTCGCGAATGAGGTTGAGATCGATGTGAGCGATCTGCA includes these proteins:
- a CDS encoding carbohydrate ABC transporter permease, translated to MKRKTLDRIGLLFVALVMISPVVLFFLWMISLSLKYEIDNGAYPPIFIPERFAWSNYVKVFEENNFFLYLWNSLLVTGAATLLALLIGVPAGYGIARLKAEKSAMVIMIARMTPGLSFLIPLFLLFQWLNLLGTLMPQIIIHLVVTVPIVVWIMIGYFETTPMELEEAASIDGATPWQVFRLVALPIARPGIVVAFILSVIFSWNNFVFGIVLASRETRTLPVAVYNMLSFEQVSWGPLAAAALIVTLPVLILTVFAQRQIVAGLTAGAVK
- a CDS encoding sugar ABC transporter permease, whose product is MASAGIETAAMAKASKGRSKPDRFAPNYWPFVIPALIVISAVIVFPWVFTVWMSVNSWTLGQSQVFAGLDNYIRLATDVRFWESLWHTVLYTTLSVVVPLFLGTLAALIFDAQFPLRGLIRGIFVMPMMATPVAIALVWTMMYHPQLGVLNYLLSFVGIGPQEWIYNQRSVIPSLVLVESWQWTPLVMLIVLGGLAAVPREPYESAEIDGANVWQKFRYLTLPMIAPFLMIAVIIRSIDAVKSFDIIYAMTQGGPGTASETINIYLYNTAFAYYDIGYGSAMAVVFFILIVLLSIVLMMIRQRVNWSDGEAR
- a CDS encoding sugar ABC transporter substrate-binding protein, encoding MPSFFNPSRREFLAGTAALGASSMLGMRPAAAAVDWKRFAGTTLEVNLVKSPRSEILTKYLSEFEELTGIKVNAEATPEQQQRQKTTIELSSGKPSFDVVHLSYHVQKRQFEKGGWLADISGFLKDASLTEPSLTESDFAEAGLAFAKDSDGVLRSLPFSVDYWIIYWNKALSEKKGLAYPQSFEELASAAEALTDPSTNTYGFVARGLKNANTPVWTTLLLGYGSSPLGPDGKLRTTSPEAIDAAKLYQRLMTKTAPPGVSGFNWAEAQSAFLQGKIGMWLDGVGFAPPIENPEKSRVVGQVGYGIMPKGPKAQAAGTFGDGLGVVAASQKKEAAYLFCQWAISHDMGARLLQAGAGVPFRQSVLEDAKVREGVKMPGTWLDAVAGSGKISQLALPVIIPVTEFRDIYGVGLTNMIGGADPETELKTATAQFEPVLAKSEG
- a CDS encoding GntR family transcriptional regulator translates to MFAGEAMNETEEQPTLREKAYASFTRHLLARDVRPGQFVSQRRLVELTGLTLGAIRELIPRLEAEGLIKTVPQRGLQIAHIDLNLIREAFQLRVFLEKEAVALFTKSASDETIANLLKQHRDIADAIRSGNASHELELHAQAVDWGMHDAFIDALGNTIISNAYRVNSIKMRLISQDRFRIDGHVGPVMGEHLKVLEAIERRSVEDAVNSLVAHINGARDRALRI